From one Culex quinquefasciatus strain JHB chromosome 3, VPISU_Cqui_1.0_pri_paternal, whole genome shotgun sequence genomic stretch:
- the LOC119768752 gene encoding uncharacterized protein LOC119768752 codes for MANQAKLIVTVLAVTLLPSILSLAIEHPPQSYSLFKRGLVLGDVTYSYAATDMGSANGSRVKTVTVIKNMALPKATSTMFTDRTDQFFSSFDDVTGVGGGHGQSKSKQNEHVQYWPAKESNKMKKVTLQPPVFSGIGISSAAPEIKEHPQEEFKHPLELLEIAKSAARTQNQLMGTVAGEDTGPHMFPADATMSKKRNNGVVTVAKDYTSVVTTERSKPKTAGKLNTKVESKSKDPPRDSFNSFDPSSLYQDEFEQSEYVYSPKKKEFTLKQTSKPSQSVGDRIRNTPFAFRDPAAPATYAEFALYNSNQTTPELLFSELANAVASRNISMIKNLAEQLDDQDRDVPKYEFESLKTNDEYVPLSKFSFGPDDSMMEISDTPTTSEPIMPSTTMGTTTTIEPAPVTTKKPLKYIAPRLRGFKRFSSRRQ; via the exons ATGGCAAACCAAGCGAAA ctcaTAGTGACGGTACTAGCCGTTACGCTACTGCCGTCAATCCTATCGCTAGCCATCGAGCATCCTCCGCAGAGCTATTCGCTGTTCAAGCGAGGCCTCGTGCTGGGCGATGTGACCTACAGCTATGCAGCCACGGATATGGGTTCGGCGAATGGAAGTCGTGTCAAGACGGTAACTGTCATCAAAAACATGGCCCTGCCCAAAGCAACCAGTACGATGTTCACCGATCGTACGGATCAATTTTTTAGTTCATTTGACGACGTCACTGGTGTCGGTGGCGGCCATGGCCagtcaaaatcaaaacaaaacgaaCACGTCCAATACTGGCCCGCAAAGGAGTCGAATAAAATGAAAAAGGTCACGCTACAGCCACCGGTGTTTAGCGGAATTGGCATTAGCAGTGCGGCACCTGAAATTAAAGAACATCCCCAGGAAGAGTTCAAACATCCACTGGAGCTGCTGGAGATTGCCAAGAGTGCCGCTCGGACGCAGAACCAGCTGATGGGAACCGTTGCCGGTGAGGACACTGGGCCACACATGTTTCCGGCGGACGCGACAATGTCCAAGAAGCGTAACAACGGAGTTGTCACTGTGGCCAAGGACTACACCAGCGTGGTGACCACCGAACGTTCCAAACCCAAAACAGCGGGTAAACTGAACACTAAAGTTGAATCTAAGTCAAAAGACCCTCCACGCGATAGCTTCAACTCGTTCGATCCAAGTTCGCTGTACCAGGACGAGTTCGAGCAATCCGAGTACGTCTACTCGCCAAAAAAGAAAGAGTTCACGCTGAAGCAAACCTCCAAACCGTCCCAATCCGTTGGTGATCGCATCCGGAATACGCCGTTTGCATTCCGCGATCCAGCTGCACCGGCCACCTACGCTGAATTTGCACTGTACAACTCCAACCAAACCACGCCGGAGTTGCTGTTTTCCGAACTGGCCAACGCCGTCGCCAGCCGCAACATTTCGATGATCAAAAACCTTGCCGAGCAGCTGGATGACCAGGATCGGGACGTGCCAAAGTATGAGTTTGAATCGCTCAAAACTAACGACGAGTACGTTCCACTTTCCAAGTTCAGCTTTGGCC CAGATGATTCCATGATGGAAATTTCGGATACTCCTACCACGAGCGAACCAATTATGCCGAGTACGACGATGGGGACTACGACGACGATTGAACCGGCACCGGTGACCACGAAGAAACCGTTAAAGTACATTGCCCCGCGATTGAGAGGATTCAAGCGATTCTCCTCGAGAAGGCAGTAA